AAACCGGGAACGCGGGTGTTGTTGTTGCGCGGCGAAGCCGGCCGCAAGGGCATCGTGTCGATCAACGGCAAGCACGCGGAGTTCGTGTTCCGCGCCGATGCGCCTGCGCGCCTCGAGCTCGAAGGCGTGAGCGTGGTTGGTCTCGCCCGCACGCTCGCCGATCGCACCTGGTTCGTCGACGAGCGCGTGATCATCGGCCCGCACTACGTGGGCGAGGCGCAGGGCACCCGGCACGTGTGCCTGCTGGATGGCGAGGTCGATCGTGTGCACATGATTTCTGCGCATGGCGAGATCGACGCCGTGCAGGTGACGGTGCCTGCGACGCTCACCGCGAGAATTCCGTTGACGAGCTGGACCGCAAGACCGCTGCCGGAACCGCGCCTTCCCGCAAACGCGTGGCGCCAGATCGACGGCCCTGTCTGCGTGGAAAAGCTGCGCGCCTACTATGGCTACACGTGGTACCGGGCCACGGTGCAATCCGCTTCCGCGCGCTCAACCGGGCTATTCTTTACGGATACATCGGACCGCGTCACCGTGTACGTGAACGCGAAACGCGCCGGTGTCTGGGGACACGGACCGGGTGCAACGCGCGATCCGTTGCCAATCGAGCTCGCCGCCGGCAAGAACGAGATTGTCATGCTGTGCGACAACATGGGCCGCTTCTCGGAAGGCTCGACGCCGGATCGAAAAGGAATCCGCGGCCCCGCCTGCATCGATGCGGGTGTGCGCGACCTGCCGGCACCGCATCACTCGCAACCGGCCTCGCTACCCAGCAAGAGCTGGAGATTTCAGACATATCATTATTTCTCCAAGGCCTGGTCGCTCTCGCTGGGCTCGGATGCACCGCCGCCGGTCGATCTGTCGGAGTTGCATACGGTGACCTACGAGCTCGAGCGGGATGCGAGCGAGGGCCTCGTGTTTTCGTTGCTGGCATTTCCGGCCTACGCGTGGGTCCTCGTCGACGGCAAGGTTGTCGGTGAACATTCGGGCGATCTGTCCATCGCCGATGGCAGGAGCTACTCCACGTTCAAGCTCGATCCGCATTTTTCCGGACGCAACGCGCGCCTGGACATCGTCTTCTACGGAGAGCCGCCCCCCGATCTGCAGGCTCACTTCAGGCTGTACAGCGTCGCGAAGCAGGGCGAGCTTGTCGACTGGGGCTTCCGGGCCTGGGTGGATCCCTCACTTGCCGGCGAGGCGCTGCAAGATGAGCCCACGTGGTGGACGACGGAGATCGGCAAGCCCGCGTTCGCGGGGCCGTATTTTCTCGTGACGGAAGGATTGAGCAAGGGGCAGGCCTATCTGAACGGGCGCGCTCTGGGGCGCTATTGGGAGATCGGTCCGCAACACGCGCTGTATGTCCCGCAGTCCTGGTTGCAGCCCGTGAATCGGATCGCCATCTTCGACGAGCATGGCCGGCGTCCCGATACGGTCTATTTGATGCGCGATGCACGCGTGCCGGGTGAAACCGTACTTCTGTAACAGACCCGCGGATGTCTGCGCCGAACGACAGCCATCTTAAGGCTTCGTCGTAGAACTTCGGCCGCTGCAGCTTCACCAGTTATATTTTCGCTACTCGCGAGCGCGCGCCCCTGACAGGCGAGCCGTATGGCGGGGATTTTGTTAGGCGAAACGACCGGTTGCACGCCGCTCGAGCGATCGAGCGAAGAACGGTGGCAAAAATCGCGATTGCGCGGCAACATTTCCGCGAAGCTGCTCCTCATGTTTGCCTACAGAACGAATGCCGCACTCGCGGCGAAGATTGACGCGCAGCGACCATGTCTGCGATTGGCAGGCTCAAAATGATTCGACTGCGCGTGATCGGGGTTTAAGTGAATCGTGATTCTGTTCGCCTGCTGATAGTGGAAGACAGGCCCCTCGAGGCGGAAATCGCCGTCCGCCAACTCGAGGCCGCCGGCATCAAATGCAAATGGGAGCGTGTCGACACGGAGCCCAGCTTTCGAGTTGTGCTGACACGGAGCCGGCCGGATTTGATCCTGTCCGACTTCACGTTGCCGGAGTTCGACGGTTTGTCCGCGCTCGAGATCGCGCGCGCCATGGCGCCGCACGTCCCGTTCATCTTTCTTTCCGGAACCATCGGCGAAGAGCGCGCCATCGAAGCGTTGCAACGTGGCGCCGTCGATTACGTGCTCAAGACCAACATGGCACGGCTCGCGCCTGCGGTACGGCGCGCGTTGGCCGACGCCGCCGCGAAGCGCTCGCGGCGCGTGCTCGAGCGGCGCTTGCACGAAATCGTCGCCACCTCGCAGGACTGGATCTGGGAACAGGACCGCGAAGGGCGGTTTACATTTTGCAGCGCTTCGGTGCGCCATATCCTCGGTTACACCCCCGAATCGCTGCTCGGTGAGCCTGCCGCGAAGTTCGTTCATCCGGACGACGTCGATGCACTGGAGCGAGCGACCCGGGCTCTCGTCCCGAACGATCCTTCGATCAACAACCTGTCGGCGCGATGGCGCCACAAGGACGGCAGCTTTCGCTTTCTCGAACGCAATGCATTCGCACTATTCGATTCGCGGGGCACGATCGCCGGCTTGCGCGGCACGGAACGCGACGTCACGCAACGACGGCAGCAAGAGGCGCATATAGCCAGGCTGACTCGCGTCTTGCGAATGCTGAGTGGCATCAACTCCAGCGTACTGCGCATCAATGAGCGCCACGAATTGCTGGCCGAGGCCTGCCGCCTCGCAACCGTCATTGGTGGATATGTCACCGCCGTCGTGTCTCTGATCGTGCCGGGGACACGTACGGCGAAACCGGAGGCGTGGTCTGGAAGCGTCGACCAGGGCTATCTAGAAAGTGAAGTCTATGACCTCGGCGATGCGGGCTCGGCGGGGCCGAGTGTGGTCTCTGGAGCGCTGCGTTCCGGCGCGCCGGTGGTACTCAACGATCTCGCGATAGACGACGTTCCGCGCGAAGCACGTTCCGCGCTGCTCGAAGCGGACTTCCGGTGCGCGATCGGTATCCCGCTGATCGTCGATGGAACCGCGATCGGTGTTTTCGTCCTCACTTCGCACGACGCAGTCGCCGTAAGCGCGGAAGAAACGCAGCTGTTGCGCGAGCTGTGCGCGAATCTTTCTTTCGCCCTCCAGTATTTGCACAAAGAGGACGAAGTCCGGTTTCTTTCCTACTTCGATCCGCTCACCGGGCTTGCCAAGCGCGCGCTCTACTGCGAGCGCGTGATGCGCCTGCTGCAACCGGGCGTCGATCACAGCGGCAATACGACGGTGGTGGTGTTCGATATCGAGAAGCTGAGCTCCATCAACGATTCGTTCGGCCGGCATGGCGGCGATCAGCTGCTGCAGATGGTCGCCGATCGCGCCAAGCGTTATTTTGAGAACACCGATCGTCTCGCTCATTTTGGCGGCGGCACTTTCGCGCTGACCTTGCAACCCGAAGACCGGGAGGCGGAAGCGACGCACTGGGTTCAGCAGCACTTGTCGGAGTTGCTGCGCGCGCCGTTCACTGTCGAAGGCCACAGCATTCCAGTGGCTGTAAAACTTGGCATCGCGAGTTACCCCGCCAACGGCGCGGACGCCAACACACTGGTGCAGAACGCCGAAGCCGCACTCCAGGCGGCGAAGGCTTCCGGCGAGCAATACATGCACCACCGGCTCGAACTGAGCTCAAAGGGTGTCTCGCGGCTCGCGATGGAACATAGATTGCGCGGCGCGATCGAACGCCAGGAGTTCGATCTTTTTTATCAACCCAAGGTGGATATCCGGACGCGGATGATTCGCGGCCTGGAAGCGCTGGTGCGTTGGCGCGACCCCGACGCCGGGCTGGTCAGCCCGGCCGAATTCCTACCGTTGCTGGAGTCGAGCGGAATGATCGTCACGCTCGGCGAGTGGATTCAGCGCCGCGCGGCGGGGGATGTGCGGCACTGGAAGGAAAATGGATTCCCGCCGGTGCGTGTGGCGGTCAACATATCGCCGGTACAACTGCGGCGGCGTTCGTTTGTGGACCAGTTTCTCGAATCGATCGGCGAATGGCCTGACGAGCAGTGGGGTATCGACATCGAAATCACCGAAGGTGCACTGCTCGATGACGTGGGTACGGTCGTTTCCAAACTGAGATCGCTTCGCCAGAAAGGTGTGCGTGTGGCAATCGATGATTTCGGCACGGGCTACTCATCGTTGAGCCGTCTCGCGAAGCTTCCCATCGATCTGCTCAAGATCGACCGCACGTTCATCAACGAAATGGCCGCTCTCAACGAGGGAAGGACCATCGTTGAAACCATCGTGGCGCTCGGCCGTACGCTGGGCATGACCACGGTTGCCGAAGGTGTCGAGACCGTCGAGCAATTCGGGTTGCTCGAACAGCTGGGATGCGACCAGTCGCAAGGATATCTGCACTGCCGGCCGGCACCGATCGCGGACATCGATGCCATGCTCATGTATGCGCACAAACCGTTCGTGCTGCCGAAACGGTGATTCAGCCGGGCGAAGGAATTCAGACGCTCTGCAGTGGCCGAGAACGCCGCGTCGATCAGGTTTGAGCCCGAACCGCCACCACGGGCTGTTCGGTGCGTTCAACCTGGCTCAGCACCACGTAGTGATACAAGACGTCCGCCAGGCTCAGCATGACGAAGAAAGAGACCACGGTATCCGAGAAGAAGTGAGCGCCGCTCGCAATTCGCGACAACGAAATCAACGTGCCAAAGGCCAGCCCCGCCACGAACACCGAGCGCCGGCGGCTGAGCGCCAGCGCCAGGGCCAGCGCGAAGAATCCACCGGCCGCATCGCCGGATGAAAACGAGCAATTGGTGTTGCATTCACGGCTGACGACGAACGGCGCCGTGAACTCCTTCGTTCCTCCGAATTCCGTGACGTTGCGCGGACGTGCACGTCCGAAATTGTCCTTGAGTGTCGTATTGACGATGAGACCGGGTCCGATGCCGAGGACCAGCAGCAGGTACAGCACACGGCGGCCATCGATTCCTCCGAGCTTCTGCGCACGCGCGCGATTCCACACGTACAGCGCGAGTACGGCGGAGACCGACAAACACAAGAAAAGCGTGAGTCCGGTTTGCTGCAGGTCTTGCCACCAGCGGCCCCGCGGAAATGACCGGCCGTCGAAAAAAAACCCCGAGATCGAAAGATCGATGCTTGGAAACGCCACCATGATCGCGCTGAACAGCAGGAACGAGCCGAGGATGACGCGGCTGCGCCTCAATTTGAAATAAGACATGTCGTCGGCCGCCTCCCGAACGGCTTTCGACATCCGCACGTGCGATTCCCGCGAAGGAGCGGGCACCCGGTCGTCGTGACATGTCGCTGGGAGTTGGACGGGGTGCCGCCGGACAATCAATCGCGTTGGCGCGTGAAAAAAGTGGATCGCTGTTCCGCACAGGAGCGCGTCGATATTGGCCGCTGACAATGCGGGCTATAGTTGCGGCATGCCTTTGATGCCGCGATTGCGCTTGTCACATACCCGCTTCGTCGTCGCGTATTCGCTGGCGCTCTACATCGTCTGCAACGCGGCGAATCTCGATCGGCTGGCACACTGGTTCCGCGCCGGAGGCGCGCTCGATCTCCCGGCACTGCTCGCCTACCTGCTCGCGGGCCTGTGCCTGTTCGTCATGGTCTTCACGCTGTTGGCGCATCGCTTCACGATCAAGCCCGTGGCGGTGTTGCTCACGGTCGCGAGCGCGGCGGCGACTTACTTCATTGCGAAGTACGGCGTGGCCATCGACAGCTCCATGATCCGCAATGCGGTGCACACCGATCACACGGAGGTCGCGCAGCTGCTGTCGGTGCAGATGATTCCATACGTCCTGTTCGGGATGGTCGCACCGGTCGCACTCATCCTCGCGGTCGACATTACGTTCGAGGCTTCGGGTCGATACTTGTGGGGCTCTTTCAAGGTGTTCGCCGTCGCGCTGTGTCTGCTGCTGGTGGCGCTCGGCGCGGAGTACAACGCGATCTTTCGCGCGGGAAACGTGTCCAACAAATACATCGTGTACATGCTGGTGCCGATCAACGTCATCTCCGGCTCGATCAACGCGACGACTCGAGCGCTGAAACCGCACTTCACGAAGGCACAGAAGGATATCGACTTCGTCGCCAGGGTCACCACGCCTGGCAATCTCGTGGTCGTTCTCGCGGTGGGCGAGTCATCGCGGCGAAAGAATTTCAGCTTGTTCGGCTACCAACGCCGCGATACCAATCCCGAACTGCGGAAGATAGACGGACTGCATCTGCTCGACGCCGTTGCGACGCGCGCCTCCACACTGTACGCGTTGCCGAAAATCCTGGAGAAGAACGGCCTCAAGCTCACAACCGTCGTGTCGAAGGCAGGTATCCCGACGAGCTGCTACGTGAACTACACGTTGTACGACAACTGCGCGGCGGTGGGCGAAACGAAAGTCCACGACTGCGGTCACGGCGGCAAGTGTTATGACGAGGACGTCCTTCCGTTGCTGAAGGTGGACCTGGCAAACTACTCGTCGGGTTTCCGCTTCGTCGTGTTGCATTTCGGCGGCGGCAGTCACGGGCCCGCCTACGCGGATCGTCATCCGCCCGAGTTCCTGCGGTTCGAACCGGGGTGTAAGGATGCCGACGTCGCGAACCAGTGCTCGATCGAGCAGCTGTACAACTCGTACGACAACACCATTCTCTACGTGGACCACGTGGTGGCGCAGGCCATTCGAACGCTGGATGCATCGGGCGTGCCGTACGTCTTCATCTATCTATCGGATCACGGTGAATCCCTGCTCGAGAACGGCGTGATGTTCCATGGCATGCCGCCGGGCATGGCGCTGCCGCCTGAACAAGCCGGTATTCCCTTGATCGTGAAGTCGTCGGTGCCGGTGTCCATCGCCAAACGGTCGGTGTATCAACAATCGGACGTCTTCGATTCGGTGCTGGAGCTGTTCTCGATCGGATCTCCGGGGTTCGACAAACGCGGCGGTTTCATTGTCCGGCCGTGAGGAAGAGGGGCACGCGAGGTCCGGCAACGAGATGTGCAGCCCTTAGGCGCGATTCGCGGGATCGCGCAGACGCCCTGTTGCCAAACCCGCATTTCTAACTTGTTTCGGCAAACTCCCTGGTTACTGGTCGGATTCCATGACATACGTCCTGCACCAGTTGCGTCATAGGTTCACATTGTCGCGTGGCACGCAAGGCATCTAACCATTCGGTCGGCGTTACCTGTCATCCGGCAGCGCCGGCAGTCGATTCCGTTCTGGGCAAGCGGCAACGCGAGCGGGATGCAAAAGATCTGCGGCGTGCCTTGGACGACCAGCAGTTCGTTCTGCACTACCAGCCCAAGGTCAATTCCCGCGACGGCCGCATCGTCGGCGTGGAAGCATTGATCCGCTGGAAGCATCCTCAGCGCGGCATCGTCGCGCCCTCGGTCTTCATCCCCCTGTTGGAAGAATCGGGGATGATCCTCGACGTCGGCAGTTGGGTGCTCAGGCAGGCCGCTGACGATTTCTGCCGCTGGACTCGCCAGGGCCTCGCGCCGCTGCGCATCGCGGTCAATGTCTCGCCTCACCAGTTGAAGCAGAAGAATTTCATCGCGGAGCTGGAGAAGGCGCTGCGTATGGGAGAAGTGGGTCACGCCGGAATAGACATCGAAGTCACCGAAGGCGTTCTGATGGAGGACCTCGCCATGTGCATTCAGAAATTGCACAGCGTGCGCGAGCTCGGAGTGCGAGTGGCCATCGATGACTTCGGCACGGGTTACTCATCGCTTCGTTATCTCGCCTGTCTGCCCATCGATGCGCTCAAGATCGATCGGTCGTTCGTCAGCATGGTCACCGAGAGCCCGAACGATCTCGCCATCGTGTCCGCCATCATCGTGCTGGCGCACGGCTTGAACCTCGACGTGATCGCGGAAGGCGTGGAGACCGAGGAGCAGCGAAAATTTCTGCGCCTGCTCAGATGCGATCAGATGCAGGGTTTTCTTTTCAGCAAGCCGGTCGCCGGGGATGTAATCGAGAAGATGCTTGGTTCCGGCGCCAACACGATCGCGCAGGCGCATGTGACCACGGACTCACGCAGCAGCAGGGCGATCTCGGAAGCCGAACTCCGTGATCGGCGAAAAGCGGCTCATAAAACCTGGACGCACCAGCGGGTGTGAGGCAGTTCATCCGAAGGGGTGAATCATGTCGGCGTCCTCCAGGTCCACGAAGGCGGGGCCGCAGAAATGTAGCGCGACGCGGGTCGGGCCAGCGAAAGGTTGGGCCGGAACGCGAGGCGCGCGGATTCGTAAGCCTCCCATTCACGGGCGTCGGGTAGCGAGGGAATGGTCGCGAACTCGCCGAGATCGAATCCGGCAAGCGCAGCATCCACGAGATCCTCGCTCGACATGACGATCTGTGGGGGAAGCTGGTCGACCGACTTGCCCGCGTTGTTCCAGAACCCGGTCGCGACCGCGCCGGGCAGCACCACCTGGACACGAACACCCGTATGGGCGAGCTCCTGGTGAAGCGCCTGGCTGAACGCCAGCACGAACGCCTTGGTGCCGCCATAGACCCCGTTCAACAACTCGGGCGCGATTGCGACCGCGGAGCTGATGTTGATGATGGCACCGGCGCCGCGATCGACGAAGCGGGCGGCCGCGGCATACGTCAGCCGCGTGAGGGCCGTGACGTTGAGTGTGATCATCTGCTGCATCTTTTCGATATCGGAATCGAGTGTGGATGCGTACATCCCGATGCCCGCGTTGTTCACGAGCAGTGAGATGCTCGAGTCGAGGCCGAACGCATTCTCGACGCGGTGCAGATCGGAGGGTTCCGAAAGATCTGCCGGCAATATTCCGACCATCACCTCCGTTTCCCATTCGATGCGTGCGGCGAGCCTCTCGAGCCGCTCGCGGTTGCGGGCGACCAGGATGAGGTCGTAGCCGCGCCGGGCCAACCGGTCGGCATATACCGCGCCGATACCGGAAGAGGCACCGGTGATCAATGCGGTTCCCTTGCTTTCGGTCGTCATCTGGTTCTCCTGATTTTTGAAACGAAATCGTTGAAAAAAATGGCGGACGACGCCCCGGGAGGGAGTGACGCCGTCCGCCGCACCATCAACGCGGGGACCGGGGGATCGACCTCGTTGAGTTCCTCGAAGTGGATGAGCTCGGGGTGTAGATGCTCAAGTCCGCTTCTCGGAATCTCATGTCAGCAGGGGTGACGCATTGAAACGATGACGCCAAGGTATCAATCGATACTTTTATGTCGTTCTGCAGAAATATCGCCATGCGCGCCGCGCACTGACACCTTTGTACAGCTGACTCGCACATGCGCACGTGCTTCACTCGTTTTTTCGCGAGGAGTCGATGTATGAACGATCCGATCAATCTGCGCAGGCGCGAGCTGATCAGCGCAACGGCCGCTGGCGTGGCACTTGCGCAGGCTGCTGTCGCTCGCTCCGCCGAAACTCCATCGAACGTCGCCCCGCGTGTCAGGCGCACGGGCAGTACATCGTTCGCATCGCAGCAGCGCATCGAAGCGGGTGTGCTCGACGTGTCGTATGCGGAAGCGGGTCCCGCGAACGGAACGCCGGTGCTGCTGCTGCACGGCTGGCCCTACGACATCCACACCTACGTCGATGTCGCTCCGATCCTCGCCGCCGCAGGATTTCGAGTCATCGTTCCGTATCTGCGCGGCTATGGTGGGACACACTTCCTGTCCGCGGACACACCGCGCAATGGCCAGCAGGCGGCGCTCGCGGAGGACGCCATCGCATTGCTGGATGCGCTGCGAATCGACAGCGCGATCGTGGCCGGATGCGATTGGGGCGCGCGCACTGCGAACATCCTGGCTGCATTGTGGCCACAGCGCTGCAAGGCACTCGTATCGGTGAGCGGTTACCTGATCGGGAGCCAGGAGGTGAACCGGGCGCCGCTGCCGCCGGAGGCGGAGCGGCAGTGGTGGTACCAATACTATTTCGCCACGGCACGGGGCGAGGCGGGCTACCGGAAGTACACGCGCGATTTCGCTCGATTGATCTGGGCACTCGCTTCGCCGAAATGGAATTTCGACGATGCGACCTTCGAACGGTCCGCGGCCGCGTTCGACAATGCCGACCATGTCGCCATTACGATCCACAACTATCGATGGCGCCTCGGGCTTGCAGCCGGCGAATCGCGATACGACGCGGTGGAGACGAAGCTGGCGACGCTTCCTGGTATTGGTGTGCCGGCCATCACGCTCGAAGGCGACGCGAATGGGGCGCCGCATCCGGATCCCGGGGCTTATGCGAAGCGGTTCACCGGACCGTATGAGCATCGACAGATCACCGGGGGCATCGGCCACAATCTGCCGCAGGAAGCCCCGCTCGAGTTCGCGAATGCCGTAGTCGACGTTTACCGGGCATCTGAATGATGCGGACGGATGGTTGGCAAATGGCCGGCAAGCCGATCGCTGCGCAAGCGATTGATGGTGTCTATGGAAATGATCGGAACAACCGACTTCTTGGAGTCAGAAGAGGGGGCTACAGTGCCGGCCAATCGCCGCAAACAGGGGAGACGTGAATATGGCTACCGAAGCTAAGTGTCCGTTCAATCATTCAGGCAGAGGCACGTCGAATCGCGACTGGTGGCCGAATCAGCTGCCGCTCGAACTGCTGCACCAGCATTCCTCGAAATCCGACCCGATGGGTGAGGACTTCGACTACGCGAAGGAATTCAAGAGCCTCGACTTCAAGGCACTCAAGAAAGACCTGCTGAAGGCCATGACGGATTCCAAACCCTGGTGGCCCGCGGACTTCGGACACTACGGACCGCTCTTCATCCGTATGGCCTGGCACAGCGCCGGCACCTATCGCGTGGGCGACGGACGCGGCGGCGGTGGGCGCGGACAGCAGCGCTTCGCGCCGCTCAACAGCTGGCCCGACAACGCCAGTCTCGACAAGGCGCGCCGTCTGTTGTGGCCGGTCAAACAGAAGTACGGCCGCCGGATCTCCTGGGCCGATCTCATGATCCTGACCGGCAATGTCGCGCTCGAGTCGATGGGCTTCAAGACCTTCGGCTTCGGTGGCGGCCGCAAGGATGTCTGGGAACCCGATCACGACGTCTACTGGGGTGCCGAATCCAAGTGGTTAGGCGCCGACAAGCGGTACTCGGGCGAACGCGATCTCGCGAACCCGCTGGCTGCCGTGCAGATGGGCCTCATCTACGTGAACCCGGAAGGCCCCGACGGCAAGCCGGACCCCGTGGCCGCGGCGCGCGACATCCGCGAGACGTTCTCCCGCATGGCGATGAACGACGAAGAAACCGTCGCGCTGATCGCCGGCGGCCACAGCTTCGGCAAGACCCATGGCGCGGGTGATGCCGCGCACGTCGGCTCGGATCCCGAGGCCGCCGATCTGGAAGCACAAGGCCTCGGCTGGAGCAGCAAATACGGCACCGGCATTGCCGGCGATGCGATCACGAGCGGCCTCGAGGTCACGTGGACACGCACGCCGACGAAGTTCAGCAACGATTTCTTCAAGCACCTGTTCGAGTTCGAGTGGGAACTCACCAAGAGCCCGGCCGGCGCGCATCAGTGGAAGCCGAAGAACGGGGCCGGCGAGGGCACGGTGCCGAATGCGCATGACAAATCGAAGCGCATCGCGCCCAACATGCTGACCACCGATCTCGCACTGCGTTTCGATCCGGCCTACGAAAAAATCTCGCGCCGCTTCCACGAGCATCCGGAACAGTTCGCCGACGCGTTCGCGCGCGCCTGGTTCAAGCTCACGCACCGCGACATGGGACCGCGCGTGCGTTACCTCGGGCCCGAAGTGCCGAAGGAAGAACTGATCTGGCAGGACCCGATTCCGAAGGTCACTCACAAACTAATCGGCGACAAGGAAGTCAGCTACCTCAAGGCGAAGATTCTCGCCTCGAAGTTGTCCGTATCCGAGCTGGTGTCGACGGCCTGGGCTTCGGCGTCCACGTTCCGCGGTTCGGACAAACGCGGCGGCGCCAATGGTGCCCGCATCCGCCTCGCGCCGATGAAGGATTGGGAGGTCAATCAACCCGCCCAGCTCGCGAAAGTGCTCAAGGAACTCGAAGGCATCCAGGCCGCTTTCAACAAAAAGGCGAAGGGTGGCCGCAAAGTCTCGCTGGCGGATCTGATCGTGCTCGGTGGTGACGCGGCGATCGAGCAGGCGGCGAAAAAGGCCGGCTTCAAGGTGAAGATCGCGTTCACACCCGGCCGCAACGATGCCTCACAGGAACAGACCGACGTCGATTCCTTCGCGGCGCTCGAGCCGGTCGCCGACGGATTCCGCAACTATCTGAAGGGAAATTTTTCCATTCCGGCCGAGGCGTTGCTGCTGGACAAGGCGCAACTGCTGACGCTGACCGCGCCGCAGCTGACGGTGCTGGTGGGTGGATTGCGCGTGCTGGGCGCGAACTTCGGCGGCTCGAAACACGGCGTGTTCACGAAGCGCAGTGGAACGCTGACCAATGACTTCTTCGTGAATCTGCTCGACATGCGCACTTCGTGGAAGGCTACGTCGGAGGAGAAGGATCTCTTCGAGGCGAAGAATGCCGCGACCGGCAAAGTCGAGTGGACTGGCACCCGTGTGGACCTCGTGTTCGGTTCGAACTCGCAGCTGCGCGCGCTGGCCGAGGTGTACGCGAGTTCGGATGCAAACAAACAATTCGTGACCGACTTCGTCGCCGCCTGGAGCAAGGTGATGAACCTAGATCGATAC
This sequence is a window from Pseudomonadota bacterium. Protein-coding genes within it:
- a CDS encoding beta-galactosidase encodes the protein MSVSRRELVKSVALAPLAGAAWQLIGAPAWAASQRHTLEFRPCAFVVDGKPVFLRIGSMDYFRCPHGEWRAQLMRAKRSGLNAIAFYVAWNFHEREEGVFTFEGDADIGAFIDLCGELGLYVFPRVGPFICGEWEAAGHPAWLYAKDDVELRSAHPTTLACVRKWFGKLIPILAQRQVTRGGPVLLVQQENEYYFAGRPNVKDYQAKLVSMIREFGIEVPVTDCNGGRADTRIAESFMTQNSGGADAIARIRKVQPQKPAIISELYTDYSNTWGWPVTSWPTAAGVYQQTVDTLSVGGMFNYFMFYGGTSFGFWAASTWKSDESFVTTRYYSRGPVAEGGALTDAFWVTKAANYLARVAEPFMTSSEPAPFPASLSGPVRGTAMRGPRGYLLFVHPQYPDRTSSVYHMDGNSGPVIQTADDWPLAEIATQPGSLRLPSGEEFDVAEPSSYPSMLPYQLEIDPGTRIDHSNATLLGLAGKPGTRVLLLRGEAGRKGIVSINGKHAEFVFRADAPARLELEGVSVVGLARTLADRTWFVDERVIIGPHYVGEAQGTRHVCLLDGEVDRVHMISAHGEIDAVQVTVPATLTARIPLTSWTARPLPEPRLPANAWRQIDGPVCVEKLRAYYGYTWYRATVQSASARSTGLFFTDTSDRVTVYVNAKRAGVWGHGPGATRDPLPIELAAGKNEIVMLCDNMGRFSEGSTPDRKGIRGPACIDAGVRDLPAPHHSQPASLPSKSWRFQTYHYFSKAWSLSLGSDAPPPVDLSELHTVTYELERDASEGLVFSLLAFPAYAWVLVDGKVVGEHSGDLSIADGRSYSTFKLDPHFSGRNARLDIVFYGEPPPDLQAHFRLYSVAKQGELVDWGFRAWVDPSLAGEALQDEPTWWTTEIGKPAFAGPYFLVTEGLSKGQAYLNGRALGRYWEIGPQHALYVPQSWLQPVNRIAIFDEHGRRPDTVYLMRDARVPGETVLL
- a CDS encoding EAL domain-containing protein, yielding MEDRPLEAEIAVRQLEAAGIKCKWERVDTEPSFRVVLTRSRPDLILSDFTLPEFDGLSALEIARAMAPHVPFIFLSGTIGEERAIEALQRGAVDYVLKTNMARLAPAVRRALADAAAKRSRRVLERRLHEIVATSQDWIWEQDREGRFTFCSASVRHILGYTPESLLGEPAAKFVHPDDVDALERATRALVPNDPSINNLSARWRHKDGSFRFLERNAFALFDSRGTIAGLRGTERDVTQRRQQEAHIARLTRVLRMLSGINSSVLRINERHELLAEACRLATVIGGYVTAVVSLIVPGTRTAKPEAWSGSVDQGYLESEVYDLGDAGSAGPSVVSGALRSGAPVVLNDLAIDDVPREARSALLEADFRCAIGIPLIVDGTAIGVFVLTSHDAVAVSAEETQLLRELCANLSFALQYLHKEDEVRFLSYFDPLTGLAKRALYCERVMRLLQPGVDHSGNTTVVVFDIEKLSSINDSFGRHGGDQLLQMVADRAKRYFENTDRLAHFGGGTFALTLQPEDREAEATHWVQQHLSELLRAPFTVEGHSIPVAVKLGIASYPANGADANTLVQNAEAALQAAKASGEQYMHHRLELSSKGVSRLAMEHRLRGAIERQEFDLFYQPKVDIRTRMIRGLEALVRWRDPDAGLVSPAEFLPLLESSGMIVTLGEWIQRRAAGDVRHWKENGFPPVRVAVNISPVQLRRRSFVDQFLESIGEWPDEQWGIDIEITEGALLDDVGTVVSKLRSLRQKGVRVAIDDFGTGYSSLSRLAKLPIDLLKIDRTFINEMAALNEGRTIVETIVALGRTLGMTTVAEGVETVEQFGLLEQLGCDQSQGYLHCRPAPIADIDAMLMYAHKPFVLPKR
- a CDS encoding phosphatase PAP2 family protein, with translation MSYFKLRRSRVILGSFLLFSAIMVAFPSIDLSISGFFFDGRSFPRGRWWQDLQQTGLTLFLCLSVSAVLALYVWNRARAQKLGGIDGRRVLYLLLVLGIGPGLIVNTTLKDNFGRARPRNVTEFGGTKEFTAPFVVSRECNTNCSFSSGDAAGGFFALALALALSRRRSVFVAGLAFGTLISLSRIASGAHFFSDTVVSFFVMLSLADVLYHYVVLSQVERTEQPVVAVRAQT
- a CDS encoding phosphoethanolamine transferase domain-containing protein, with amino-acid sequence MSHTRFVVAYSLALYIVCNAANLDRLAHWFRAGGALDLPALLAYLLAGLCLFVMVFTLLAHRFTIKPVAVLLTVASAAATYFIAKYGVAIDSSMIRNAVHTDHTEVAQLLSVQMIPYVLFGMVAPVALILAVDITFEASGRYLWGSFKVFAVALCLLLVALGAEYNAIFRAGNVSNKYIVYMLVPINVISGSINATTRALKPHFTKAQKDIDFVARVTTPGNLVVVLAVGESSRRKNFSLFGYQRRDTNPELRKIDGLHLLDAVATRASTLYALPKILEKNGLKLTTVVSKAGIPTSCYVNYTLYDNCAAVGETKVHDCGHGGKCYDEDVLPLLKVDLANYSSGFRFVVLHFGGGSHGPAYADRHPPEFLRFEPGCKDADVANQCSIEQLYNSYDNTILYVDHVVAQAIRTLDASGVPYVFIYLSDHGESLLENGVMFHGMPPGMALPPEQAGIPLIVKSSVPVSIAKRSVYQQSDVFDSVLELFSIGSPGFDKRGGFIVRP
- a CDS encoding EAL domain-containing protein, with the protein product MARKASNHSVGVTCHPAAPAVDSVLGKRQRERDAKDLRRALDDQQFVLHYQPKVNSRDGRIVGVEALIRWKHPQRGIVAPSVFIPLLEESGMILDVGSWVLRQAADDFCRWTRQGLAPLRIAVNVSPHQLKQKNFIAELEKALRMGEVGHAGIDIEVTEGVLMEDLAMCIQKLHSVRELGVRVAIDDFGTGYSSLRYLACLPIDALKIDRSFVSMVTESPNDLAIVSAIIVLAHGLNLDVIAEGVETEEQRKFLRLLRCDQMQGFLFSKPVAGDVIEKMLGSGANTIAQAHVTTDSRSSRAISEAELRDRRKAAHKTWTHQRV